In a single window of the Hippoglossus hippoglossus isolate fHipHip1 chromosome 7, fHipHip1.pri, whole genome shotgun sequence genome:
- the kctd6b gene encoding BTB/POZ domain-containing protein KCTD6 produces MDNGDWGHRMTSPVTLNVGGCLYTTSLSTLQRYPDSMLGAMFRGDFPTTRDSKGNYFIDRDGTLFRYILNFLRTSELTLPVDFAETDLLRKEADFYQIEPLIQCLSDPKPLYPPDIFEQVVELSSTRKLSKYSNPVAVIITQLTITTKVHALLEGIANNFTKWNKHMMDTRDCQLSFTFGPCDYHQEVSLRVLLMDYIMKQGFTIRNTRVHHMSERANENTVEHHWTFCRPAQKVED; encoded by the exons ATGGATAATGGAGACTGGGGCCATAGG ATGACTTCTCCTGTTACTCTGAACGTGGGAGGCTGCCTCTACACCACCAGTCTATCCACCCTGCAGCGCTATCCAGACTCCATGCTGGGCGCCATGTTCAGGGGAGATTTCCCCACCACTCGCGATTCCAAAGGGAACTATTTCATTGATCGGGATGGAACACTTTTCCGATACATCTTGAACTTCCTGCGGACGTCCGAGCTCACCCTCCCGGTGGATTTCGCAGAGACAGACCTCCTGAGGAAGGAGGCGGACTTCTACCAGATCGAACCCTTGATTCAGTGCCTTAGCGATCCCAAGCCGCTGTACCCTCCCGACATCTTCGAGCAGGTTGTAGAGCTTTCCAGCACTCGGAAACTGTCAAAATACTCGAACCCTGTGGCTGTTATCATCACGCAGTTAACGATTACTACAAAGGTTCATGCCTTGCTCGAAGGCATTGCCAACAACTTCACCaagtggaacaaacacatgatggACACGAGAGACTGTCAGTTGTCGTTCACTTTCGGACCATGTGACTATCATCAAGAGGTGTCATTACGGGTTCTCCTCATGGACTACATTATGAAACAAGGCTTCACCATCAGGAACACGCGTGTACATCACATGAGCGAGCGTGCAAACGAGAACACAGTGGAGCATCACTGGACTTTCTGTAGACCAGCTCAAAAAGTTGAAGACTGA